In Panthera tigris isolate Pti1 chromosome D2, P.tigris_Pti1_mat1.1, whole genome shotgun sequence, one DNA window encodes the following:
- the PCBD1 gene encoding pterin-4-alpha-carbinolamine dehydratase isoform X1, whose protein sequence is MAGKAHRLSAEERDQLLPNLRAVGWNELEGRDAIFKQFHFKDFNRAFGFMTRVALQAEKLDHHPEWFNVYNKVHITLSTHECAGLSERDINLASFIEQVAVSMT, encoded by the exons ATG GCTGGCAAAGCACACAGGCTAAGTGCCGAGGAGAGGGACCAGCTGCTGCCAAACCTGAGGGCCGTGGGGTGGAATGAGCTGGAAGGCCGCGATGCCATCTTCAAGCAGTTCCACTTCAAAGACTTCAATCGG GCTTTTGGCTTCATGACGAGGGTGGCCCTTCAGGCGGAGAAACTGGACCACCACCCCGAATGGTTTAACGTGTACAACAAG GTCCACATCACCCTGAGCACCCATGAGTGTGCAGGCCTTTCAGAACGGGACATAAACCTGGCCAGCTTCATCGAACAAGTAGCAGTGTCCATGACATAG
- the PCBD1 gene encoding pterin-4-alpha-carbinolamine dehydratase isoform X2 produces MTRVALQAEKLDHHPEWFNVYNKVHITLSTHECAGLSERDINLASFIEQVAVSMT; encoded by the exons ATGACGAGGGTGGCCCTTCAGGCGGAGAAACTGGACCACCACCCCGAATGGTTTAACGTGTACAACAAG GTCCACATCACCCTGAGCACCCATGAGTGTGCAGGCCTTTCAGAACGGGACATAAACCTGGCCAGCTTCATCGAACAAGTAGCAGTGTCCATGACATAG